One stretch of Schizosaccharomyces pombe strain 972h- genome assembly, chromosome: III DNA includes these proteins:
- the imt2 gene encoding mannosyltransferase Imt2: MVKVIYKFAVFAAVNFFLMSSIVLYFNNEFLMFADRCTKDIIPSEELRYLRQVLNDSIPSKDEPLPTLKLDSLNDISGEPVIPKIIHQTWKTTEVPEGWKGAQQSCIDLHPDYEYILWTDEMSRNFIADNYPWFLPYFDAYPFNVQRADVIRYFVLYHYGGNYIDLDDGCRQRLDSLLYYPVWVRRTDPVGVSNDVMGSVPHHPYFELIIQNLEKNAKSYWLPYLTIMLSTGPLSISFLWEKYKRQLPNPPAFYDHIRVLLERDYKFSNDSYFTFYEGSSWHNNDAGIILWANRHLAYVIVAGFCLYFILSYMFFSKLLDSRYVQRFVTSKRKQPTLPLALQEDV; the protein is encoded by the coding sequence ATGGTGAAAGTCATATATAAATTTGCAGTTTTTGCTGCCGTCAACTTTTTCTTGATGAGTTCCATCGTTCTTTACTTCAACAATGAATTCTTGATGTTTGCAGACAGATGTACCAAGGACATCATTCCTTCCGAAGAACTAAGATATTTACGCCAAGTTCTTAATGATTCAATTCCTTCCAAAGATGAACCGTTGCCAACTTTGAAACTTGATTCCTTGAACGATATTTCAGGGGAACCTGttattccaaaaatcattcatCAAACCTGGAAAACCACAGAAGTGCCTGAAGGATGGAAAGGTGCTCAACAGAGCTGCATAGATTTACACCCAGATTACGAATACATCCTTTGGACTGATGAAATGTCTCGTAATTTCATTGCTGATAACTATCCTTGGTTTTTGCCATACTTCGATGCTTACCCTTTCAATGTTCAACGAGCGGATGTTATTCGGTACTTCGTTCTTTATCATTATGGAGGAAATTACATTGATTTGGACGATGGATGTCGTCAACGGTTAGATAGTCTTCTCTATTATCCCGTATGGGTTCGCAGGACCGACCCTGTAGGCGTTTCCAACGATGTTATGGGAAGTGTTCCTCATCATCCATACTTCGAACTGATCATTCAAAACCTCGAAAAAAATGCGAAGTCATATTGGCTTCCCTACTTGACTATCATGTTGAGTACCGGTCCCCTTTCAATCAGCTTTCTCTGGGAAAAGTACAAAAGACAACTACCCAACCCACCCGCATTTTACGACCACATTCGTGTTTTACTTGAAAGGGATTACAAGTTTTCCAACGACTCTTATTTCACCTTTTATGAAGGATCGTCATGGCATAATAACGATGCAGGCATTATCCTTTGGGCTAACCGTCACCTTGCATATGTAATCGTTGCAGGATTTTGTCTTTACTTTATCCTTAGCTATATGTTTTTCTCCAAGCTGTTGGACAGCCGTTATGTCCAAAGATTTGTCACATCGAAACGTAAACAACCTACACTTCCTCTTGCTCTTCAAGAAGACGTCTAA
- the wtf19 gene encoding wtf meiotic drive poison Wtf19 — MGANNPNLFNTDESTTPPDYGEDSLSITHRENHSSGTADNSSTSPLKKAFLSFISIFVLNVPAVCYLTYKDALFKDYGKDEWVYFAVWCASCLMIFISLWYFYETWIKAVKVTVIFLAQCIKVTVVFLAQCVKVTSISLAKCVKLTAVFLAQCVKVTAVFLAQCVKVISIGLFNIRREMMIIIWLLWLIICCILFGCVKSGDLNLNKALIYSTCTISAVLLLIVSSVCIPFWTFERTLAKLAKVFLLQSGIVLVLNGTMFLRGKHFEWTGCEIEASVLFIMGNVLFLCEMECPGALIRTRNSIRNGIAFILEGAGRAIRGANDNNDIPLGEMEVESEV, encoded by the exons ATGGGAGCTAACAACCCTAACTTATTTAATACGGACGAGTCTACGACTCCTCCGGATTATGGTGAAGACAGTCTTTCTATTACACATAGAGAAAACCATTCTTCCGGGACGGCAGATAATTCTTCTACCTCTCCGttgaaaaaagcatttttatcattcaTTTCAATCTTTGTGCTAAACGTACCCGCAGTTTGTTATCTAACGTATAAGGACGCTCTCTTTAAAGATTATGGCAAAGATGAATGGGTATATTTTGCAGTGTGGTGTGCTAGTTGCctaatgatttttatttctttatgGT ACTTCTATGAAACTTGGATCAAGGCAGTCAAAGTAACTGTAATTTTCTTGGCACAATGTATAAAGGTGACTGTAGTTTTCTTGGCACAATGTGTAAAGGTGACTTCAATTTCCTTGGCAAAATGTGTAAAGTTGACTGCAGTTTTCTTGGCACAATGTGTAAAGGTGACTGCAGTTTTCTTGGCACAATGTGTAAAGGTGATCTCTATTGGCCTTTTCAACATAAGAAGAGAAATGATGATTATAATTTGGTTACTCTGGTTAATCATTTGTTGTATACTCTTTGGTTGCGTCAAATCTGGCGATCTGAACTTAAATAAGGCTCTCATCTATTCCACATGCACTATTTCGGctgttttacttttaattgTATCATCTG TTTGTATTCCATTTTGGACATTCGAGCGTACGTTAGCTAAGTTGGCAAAAGTGTTTTTGTTACAAAGTGGTATCGTGTTGGTACTAAACGGTACGATGTTTTTACGTGGTAAACATTTTGAATGGACAGGTTGTGAAATTGAAGCCTCTGTGCTATTTATTATGGGCaatgttctttttctttgcgAAATGG AATGTCCAGGTGCACTCATAAGAACACGAAACTCTATCAGGAATGGTATAGCTTTTATATTAG AAGGTGCAGGGAGAGCGATTAGAGGTGCCAACGATAATAATGACATTCCCTTGGGGGAAATGGAAGTTGAAAGCGAGGTCTAA
- the mpg1 gene encoding mannose-1-phosphate guanyltransferase Mpg1 yields the protein MKALILVGGFGTRLRPLTLTLPKPLVEFGNKPMILHQVEALAAAGVTDIVLAVNYRPEIMVEALKKYEKEYNVNITFSVENEPLGTAGPLALARDILAKDHSPFFVLNSDVICEYPFADLAAFHKAHGAEGTIVVTKVEEPSKYGVVVHYPNSESLIERFVEKPVEFVSNRINGGIYILNPSVLDRIEPRPTSIEKEVFPAMVNDKQLHSFDLEGYWMDVGQPKDYLTGTCLYLSSLRKHKPEILAPASSNIIGNVLIDPSATIGKNCKIGPNVVIGPNVTIGDGVRLQRCAILKSSRVRDHAWVKSSIVGWNSTLGSWSRLENVSVLGDDVVVNDEIYVNGGSILPHKSISANIEVPGTIVM from the coding sequence ATGAAGGCTCTGATTCTCGTGGGTGGCTTTGGTACTCGTCTTCGTCCTTTGACTTTAACTTTGCCCAAGCCTCTTGTTGAATTTGGTAACAAGCCGATGATCCTTCACCAAGTCGAAGCTTTGGCAGCTGCTGGTGTCACGGATATCGTCTTGGCTGTTAATTACCGTCCCGAAATCATGGTAgaagctttgaaaaaatacgAAAAGGAGTATAACGTTAATATTACTTTCTCCGTTGAGAATGAGCCTTTGGGAACCGCTGGACCTTTGGCTCTTGCTCGTGACATTCTTGCTAAAGACCACTCTCCTTTCTTCGTCTTGAATAGTGATGTTATTTGTGAGTATCCTTTCGCGGATTTGGCAGCTTTCCATAAGGCTCATGGTGCCGAGGGTACTATCGTTGTTACCAAGGTTGAGGAGCCTTCTAAGTATGGTGTTGTCGTTCATTATCCCAACTCAGAATCCTTGATTGAGCGCTTTGTTGAAAAGCCTGTTGAGTTTGTATCCAACAGAATTAATGGTGGTATTTACATTCTAAACCCTTCCGTTCTTGACCGTATTGAACCTCGTCCTACCTCGATTGAAAAGGAAGTCTTTCCCGCCATGGTCAATGACAAGCAATTACACTCTTTCGACCTTGAGGGTTATTGGATGGATGTTGGTCAACCCAAGGATTATCTTACCGGTACTTGTTTGTATTTATCCTCCTTGCGTAAGCATAAGCCTGAAATCTTGGCCCCAGCTAGTAGCAATATCATCGGTAATGTGTTGATTGATCCCTCAGCAACCATTGgcaaaaattgtaaaattgGTCCCAATGTTGTGATTGGTCCCAACGTAACGATTGGTGATGGTGTTCGTCTCCAACGTTGTGCCATTCTTAAGTCTTCTCGCGTTCGCGACCATGCCTGGGTTAAATCGAGTATTGTAGGATGGAACTCTACCCTTGGATCTTGGAGTCGTTTGGAAAACGTGTCCGTCTTAGGCGACGATGTCGTTGTCAATGACGAGATTTACGTAAATGGTGGCAGTATTTTACCCCATAAGAGCATTAGTGCTAACATTGAGGTTCCTGGTACTATTGTCATGTAA
- the rqt3 gene encoding CUE domain-containing protein Cue3 (RQT complex CUE domain protein, human ASCC2 ortholog Rqt3) → MSENVISSSKNVVSKLLYVKDEYWPSVAPAATELISKLINAFWCQTLNGQLVEEDEGERNCIFLFDRCLKTEGCLKKIGPVTVMQFLACFLLSSQNHAYAWSVCRQIPSDDMAFKFTKCFQNSQQFRDANFCKLVLVWTVCQCVSSTVYYPAILDLLPVLSDLVKEMEKDPASLQAKENEFWLKKLIQTSLHHSSDNSLVFYLEMLLDSLDLRNCIYVVFEDEALFRRLKDIGNPEIRMMLDSGLRDWRKQRSGRSSSHVASKGINKVVNINPGDVKSLIELFPQLSVEEAVEHLSASLGNIDAACESVITSSLPEELDSSTHSPIYTKPNVDSMHKQPKKAIAPLSLSSSVTAVISNRTSDKKTRSTVAEEDDITHLNISPDRLYLNKKPEDLNFWKKSVPETDKSRVLNLLAMAEDDEYDDTYDDLDTTGPVDSGVGDDDPEASSKDAHDFQKFINQTLYDFYQQNPEVFDQKARKSKERADLLAKLDNSLTHEQIEGWRRMFTTDSKFAEAVKKEVTFGSGNTNIGSLRQTKFKQSNYTPPELNDGSRQHRPSRPSKNPSLKKKKYVRTKPKKASNEK, encoded by the coding sequence ATGTCTGAGAATGTCATATCGTCTAGCAAAAATGTAGTTTCCAAGCTGTTATATGTTAAAGACGAATATTGGCCCTCTGTTGCTCCTGCTGCTACGGAATTGATTTCAAAGTTAATAAATGCCTTCTGGTGTCAAACATTGAATGGTCAATTGGTAGAGGAAGATGAGGGAGAAAgaaattgtatttttctttttgacCGATGTCTCAAAACTGAAGGttgtttaaagaaaattggtCCTGTTACTGTTATGCAGTTCCTTGCGTGCTTTCTCCTGTCTTCACAAAATCATGCATATGCTTGGTCGGTGTGCAGACAAATCCCTTCAGACGATATGGCATTCAAGTTTACAAAATGCTTTCAAAACTCTCAACAGTTTCGAGATGCCAACTTTTGTAAGCTCGTATTGGTTTGGACAGTTTGCCAGTGTGTCAGCTCGACAGTTTATTATCCCGCAATTTTGGATTTACTACCAGTGCTTTCGGATCTCGTTAAAGAGATGGAAAAAGATCCTGCTTCTTTGCAAGCTAAGGAAAACGAATTTTGGttgaaaaaacttattCAAACTTCCCTCCACCATTCCTCCGATAACTCTCTAGTGTTTTATCTGGAAATGCTTTTAGACTCCTTAGATTTAAGGAATTGTATTTATGTAGTATTCGAAGACGAAGCCCTTTTTCGTCGCTTGAAAGACATTGGCAATCCGGAAATTCGCATGATGCTTGACTCAGGTCTTCGTGATTGGAGAAAACAGAGAAGCGGTCGATCTTCTTCCCACGTAGCATCAAAAGGAATTAACAAGGTTGTGAATATAAACCCCGGGGATGTTAAAAGCCTAATAGAATTATTTCCGCAGCTTTCGGTCGAAGAGGCCGTTGAACACTTATCAGCCTCGCTGGGGAATATAGATGCTGCCTGTGAATCTGTAATTACTTCCTCACTACCAGAAGAGCTTGACTCTTCAACACACTCGCCTATCTATACGAAACCTAACGTTGATTCGATGCACAAACAACCTAAAAAAGCTATAGCTCCTCTTTCTCTTAGCTCTTCAGTCACTGCAGTTATTTCAAATCGTACTAGCGATAAAAAGACAAGGAGTACAGTTGCGGAAGAGGATGATATTACTCATCTTAATATATCTCCGGATAGACTCTAcctaaataaaaaacccgaagatttaaatttctGGAAGAAATCTGTTCCCGAAACTGACAAGTCTCGAGTACTTAACCTTCTTGCTATGGCTGAAGACGATGAATACGATGATACTTATGATGATCTCGATACTACGGGCCCTGTGGATTCGGGTGTCGGTGATGATGATCCTGAAGCATCCTCTAAAGACGCCCACGATTTTCAGAAGTTTATTAATCAAACTTTGTATGATTTTTACCAACAAAATCCAGAGGTATTTGATCAAAAAGCCAGAAAATCAAAGGAACGCGCGGATTTGCTTGCCAAACTTGACAATTCACTTACCCACGAGCAAATAGAGGGTTGGAGAAGAATGTTTACCACTGACTCAAAGTTTGCTGAAGctgtaaaaaaagaggTTACTTTTGGTTCTGGAAACACAAATATTGGTTCTTTAAggcaaacaaaatttaagcAAAGTAATTACACTCCTCCGGAGTTAAACGATGGATCCAGGCAGCATCGCCCATCTCGCCCGTCTAAAAACCCTTCgttaaagaagaagaagtatGTGCGAACCAAACCCAAAAAGGCTTCAAATGagaaatga
- the wtf20 gene encoding wtf antidote-like meiotic drive suppressor Wtf20 — protein MKNNYTSLKSPLDEEDELKTDHEIDLEKGLLPEYNSEEEGALPPYSDISKLANPVPEDSSTGPTEIANPNVERRQEFKDSHPNIYFLLRLLISVLAVSVVFFTAWVCVNPLEKSIFGKVAFSVTIGITCPILFIAIFYFYETWTKACGKGIKHFLKKWRNMFFTFCKSPIFCLVLLKAENKLSSHLGDQQWGWKCSASAFTFMAVSSILIFIAETVEPGSCSTDLVKRVQAYCDYEARQYASSNTAIPLREMNPENEA, from the exons atgaagaataattACACTTCCTTGAAAAGTCCTctagatgaagaagatgaactGAAGACAGATCATGAAAtcgatttggaaaaagggCTACTTCCAGAATATAATTCAGAGGAAGAGGGCGCACTGCCTCCATATTCAG ACATTTCGAAACTTGCTAATCCTGTACCTGAGGATTCAAGTACAGGACCTACAGAAATTGCGAATCCCAATGTCGAAAGAAGACAAGAATTCAAAGATTCACATccaaatatatatttcctTCTGAGACTACTAATATCAGTTCTTGCAGTTAGTGTTGTCTTTTTTACTGCATGGGTTTGTGTAAACCCGTTGGAGAAGTCGATATTCGGCAAGGTAGCTTTCTCCGTCACAATTGGTATAACATGTCCAATATTGTTTATTGCTATTTTCT ACTTCTATGAAACTTGGACCAAGGCTTGCGGAAAAGGAATCAAgcactttttaaaaaagtggAGAAACatgttttttactttttgtaaaagtcctattttttgcttggttttattaaaagctGAAAACAAATTGAGTTCACATTTAGGTGATCAACAATGGGGATGGAAATGCTCGGCATCCGCTTTCACTTTCATGGCTGTATCAAGCATTCTCATATTCATTGCTGAAACAG TGGAACCTGGATCTTGCTCTACAGATTTGGTGAAAAGAGTACAAGCATATTGTG ATTATGAGGCCAGACAGTACGCGAGCAGCAATACTGCTATTCCGTTACGTGAGATGAACCCTGAAAATGAAGCCTAA
- the ams2 gene encoding GATA-type transcription factor Ams2 yields MMEKSLNTVTSLPLRVIYCIDRASAIRCLAKSQHAVPIQVLKEVEPKKVICQVDIQHVIQTVCRCSPELSCKSQGDFSVYFLDHTEPDELFVGLGYWSSLLLSPTLNAGTSNSDTVWVNGFIVEFGIQRSIEIKLRFQSLQNSFEVGTPETHTSSKFLSSTLPPSLIFDPSSSEKSDSISGSLFDTNYTCPVNINGLSKQKSVRELKSPSRPSALAETNVEELELDSLFHASNDISCSATSFSEPYILDHQAALDHPATDPVCSASSTTVNSAVSTKKRRRESSTISPESAYVAAQLQNPSEREQVHEFIKEQVRIARGRIEKKFTNVRGKNRIEEQLTLSLQEGKIPPYCQNCGTIKTANWRNATYMNITLMLCNACGIYWTSRRSMRPRNLWSTYKAFETEKPLENDAFAQLELAVYKLSQQRKLSISIFRELENAGRHSPLNRLTSLDSTHSAPDPNHISKPSVVNQQKSRGGPRTAKLKNDLRRIQSSPIVAPTPDTSFREPLSEIGSNDSWLVLPNSLSANIQNDVLRKTDFMCTDKENVAFPLKTTTKPMPKVNKEETEPTLPVCDSEKENDDLECYFRTPPKPTTLQKQQQSPSPWRSELFLSDPDQNVLTPRHKPKFDLSKALSSVAKSNNIENSPQLPERYDFSLELGLNSQLDNEERRDIPLMTDLVMPSSPPMVPADRHLSVENTC; encoded by the exons ATGATGGAAAAGTCTCTGAACACGGTAACGTCTTTACCTC TTCGTgttatttattgtattgATCGCGCATCCGCGATTCGCTGTTTAGCAAAGTCTCAACATGCTGTGCCCATTCAGGTGCTGAAGGAAGTGGAACCGAAAAAAGTGATTTGCCAGGTAGACATTCAGCATGTTATACAAACAGTTTGCCGCTGTAGTCCTGAATTGAGTTGCAAATCACAAGGTGATTTTAGCGTGTATTTTTTAGACCATACGGAACCAGATGAACTCTTCGTCGGACTAGGCTATTGGTCTTCTTTGTTGTTATCTCCTACTCTTAATGCTGGCACGTCAAATTCCGACACAGTTTGGGTGAATGGGTTTATTGTAGAGTTCGGTATTCAACGGTCCATAGAAATCAAGTTGAGATTCCAATCCTTGCAGAACTCCTTCGAGGTTGGAACTCCAGAAACACATACGtcttctaaatttttatcttcCACTTTACCTCCATCTCTTATATTTGATCCATCATCTTCCGAAAAATCCGATTCTATTTCTGGATCTTTGTTTGATACGAACTATACATGTCCTGTCAACATAAACGGTCTTTCCAAACAAAAGTCTGTCCGCGAATTAAAATCTCCTTCACGTCCCTCCGCATTAGCTGAAACAAATGTTGAAGAGCTTGAGTTAGATTCTTTGTTCCATGCGTCAAATGACATTTCATGCTCTGCAACTTCTTTCTCTGAGCCATACATACTCGATCATCAAGCGGCGCTTGACCATCCTGCTACTGACCCTGTATGTTCTGCGTCGTCTACTACTGTAAATTCTGCAGTAAGCACAAAAAAACGCCGACGTGAAAGTAGCACCATTTCGCCAGAGTCGGCTTATGTTGCAGCTCAGCTACAAAATCCATCTGAACGTGAACAAGTTCatgaatttattaaagaacAAGTTCGAATAGCTCGTGGGCGCATTGAGAAAAAGTTTACCAATGTACGTGGGAAGAATCGAATTGAAGAACAACTTACCTTGAGCTTGCAAGAAGGGAAAATTCCACCATATTGTCAAAACTGTGGAACCATCAAAACTGCCAATTGGCGCAATGCTACGTACATGAACATAACTTTGATGCTTTGTAATGCATGTGGTATATATTGGACGAGTCGGCGCTCGATGCGTCCAAGAAATTTATGGTCTACCTATAAAGCATTTGAAACAGAGAAACCGTTGGAAAATGATGCATTTGCTCAGCTTGAGTTAGCCGTATATAAACTTTCCCAGCAACGAAAACTATCTATATCCATCTTCCGTGAGCTTGAAAATGCAGGACGGCACTCTCCTCTGAATAGACTTACGTCTTTAGACTCAACACACTCTGCACCTGATCCCAATCATATCTCAAAACCCTCTGTTGTTAATCAGCAGAAATCCAGAGGAGGTCCCCGTACTGCTAAGCTGAAAAATGACCTCAGACGCATACAATCATCTCCCATTGTTGCACCTACTCCTGATACATCATTTCGTGAGCCTTTATCCGAAATTGGGTCTAATGATAGTTGGCTGGTATTACCAAATTCACTAAGTGCCAATATACAAAATGATGTTTTAAGAAAAACTGATTTCATGTGTACTGACAAGGAAAACGTCGCTTTTCCTTTGAAAACCACAACAAAGCCTATGCCtaaagtaaataaagaagagaCAGAGCCAACTCTGCCTGTTTGCGattcagaaaaagaaaatgatgattTAGAGTGCTATTTCAGAACCCCTCCAAAACCAACTACCTTACAAAAGCAACAACAAAGTCCATCACCCTGGAGGTCAGAGTTATTTTTGTCTGACCCTGACCAAAACGTATTGACACCAAGGCATAAGCCAAAGTTTGATTTATCAAAGGCATTGTCTTCGGTTGCAAAATCCAATAACATTGAGAATTCACCTCAATTACCAGAAAGatatgatttttctttagaatTGGGGTTGAATTCTCAACTCGATAATGAAGAAAGACGCGATATTCCTCTGATGACAGATTTGGTGATGCCAAGTAGTCCGCCCATGGTCCCTGCTGACAGGCATTTATCCGTTGAAAACACTTGTTGA
- the ptc1 gene encoding serine/threonine protein phosphatase PP2C catalytic subunit Ptc1 encodes MKGSHPNAGSLLEPLHKLNPFSENSTSGHRKNASDHSADGETRPIAIEMKDSKGNTVPVGNSRPSKASNWLAGLMEDKNQRWRRSMEDTHICLYDFGGNQDDGFVAVYDGHAGIQASDYCQKNLHKVLLEKVRNEPDRLVTDLMDETFVEVNSKIAKATHNDICGCTAAVAFFRYEKNRTRRVLYTANAGDARIVLCRDGKAIRLSYDHKGSDANESRRVTQLGGLMVQNRINGVLAVTRALGDTYLKELVSAHPFTTETRIWNGHDEFFIIACDGLWDVVSDQEAVDFVRNFVSPREAAVRLVEFALKRLSTDNITCIVVNLTRNPGDLDDSGLTADNDSYSNDYY; translated from the coding sequence ATGAAGGGAAGCCATCCAAATGCAGGTTCCCTGTTGGAACCACTTCACAAGTTGAACCCATTTTCTGAAAATTCTACAAGTGGACATCGAAAAAACGCTAGTGATCATTCGGCGGATGGAGAAACTCGACCGATTGCAATTGAGATGAAGGATAGTAAAGGCAACACAGTCCCAGTTGGTAACTCGCGCCCTAGTAAAGCCTCTAACTGGCTTGCTGGACTGATGGAGGATAAAAACCAAAGATGGCGTAGGTCTATGGAGGATACTCATATTTGCTTGTATGATTTTGGGGGTAATCAGGACGACGGCTTCGTTGCCGTTTATGACGGACATGCTGGCATTCAAGCATCTGACTACTGTCAGAAGAATCTTCACAAGGTACTTTTGGAAAAGGTTAGGAATGAGCCGGACCGGCTGGTCACAGACCTAATGGACGAAACATTTGTCGAGGTCAACAGCAAAATTGCAAAGGCTACTCACAATGACATTTGCGGTTGTACCGCTGCAGTTGCTTTCTTTAGATATGAGAAAAACCGCACCCGCCGTGTTCTCTACACAGCTAATGCAGGTGATGCACGTATCGTATTATGCCGTGATGGTAAGGCTATTCGACTTTCTTACGATCACAAGGGATCCGATGCCAATGAGTCTCGTCGTGTGACCCAGTTGGGTGGTCTCATGGTACAAAACCGAATTAATGGCGTTCTTGCTGTCACAAGGGCCTTAGGTGATACCTATCTTAAGGAATTGGTCAGTGCGCATCCCTTCACCACTGAAACCCGAATCTGGAACGGTCATGATGAGTTCTTCATTATCGCTTGTGATGGCTTGTGGGATGTAGTATCGGATCAGGAAGCTGTCGACTTTGTTCGCAATTTCGTAAGCCCTCGCGAAGCCGCTGTTCGCCTGGTAGAATTTGCATTAAAACGTCTTAGTACAGACAATATCACTTGTATTGTAGTTAACTTGACTCGCAATCCCGGTGATCTCGATGATTCAGGACTTACCGCTGATAATGATTCATACAGTAATGACTATTATTAG
- the wtf19 gene encoding wtf meiotic drive antidote Wtf19, with amino-acid sequence MKNKYYPLRSSMDELSAKNDNEIDLEKGPLPEYNSEDGSTLPPYSENINLKDPKQMGANNPNLFNTDESTTPPDYGEDSLSITHRENHSSGTADNSSTSPLKKAFLSFISIFVLNVPAVCYLTYKDALFKDYGKDEWVYFAVWCASCLMIFISLWYFYETWIKAVKVTVIFLAQCIKVTVVFLAQCVKVTSISLAKCVKLTAVFLAQCVKVTAVFLAQCVKVISIGLFNIRREMMIIIWLLWLIICCILFGCVKSGDLNLNKALIYSTCTISAVLLLIVSSVCIPFWTFERTLAKLAKVFLLQSGIVLVLNGTMFLRGKHFEWTGCEIEASVLFIMGNVLFLCEMECPGALIRTRNSIRNGIAFILEGAGRAIRGANDNNDIPLGEMEVESEV; translated from the exons atgaagaataaatattatCCCTTGAGGTCGTCTATGGATGAATTGAGTGCAAAAAAcgataatgaaattgatttggaaaaaggtCCTCTCCCAGAATACAATTCAGAAGATGGGAGCACATTGCCTCCATATTCAG aaaatataaatttaaaggatCCCAAACAAATGGGAGCTAACAACCCTAACTTATTTAATACGGACGAGTCTACGACTCCTCCGGATTATGGTGAAGACAGTCTTTCTATTACACATAGAGAAAACCATTCTTCCGGGACGGCAGATAATTCTTCTACCTCTCCGttgaaaaaagcatttttatcattcaTTTCAATCTTTGTGCTAAACGTACCCGCAGTTTGTTATCTAACGTATAAGGACGCTCTCTTTAAAGATTATGGCAAAGATGAATGGGTATATTTTGCAGTGTGGTGTGCTAGTTGCctaatgatttttatttctttatgGT ACTTCTATGAAACTTGGATCAAGGCAGTCAAAGTAACTGTAATTTTCTTGGCACAATGTATAAAGGTGACTGTAGTTTTCTTGGCACAATGTGTAAAGGTGACTTCAATTTCCTTGGCAAAATGTGTAAAGTTGACTGCAGTTTTCTTGGCACAATGTGTAAAGGTGACTGCAGTTTTCTTGGCACAATGTGTAAAGGTGATCTCTATTGGCCTTTTCAACATAAGAAGAGAAATGATGATTATAATTTGGTTACTCTGGTTAATCATTTGTTGTATACTCTTTGGTTGCGTCAAATCTGGCGATCTGAACTTAAATAAGGCTCTCATCTATTCCACATGCACTATTTCGGctgttttacttttaattgTATCATCTG TTTGTATTCCATTTTGGACATTCGAGCGTACGTTAGCTAAGTTGGCAAAAGTGTTTTTGTTACAAAGTGGTATCGTGTTGGTACTAAACGGTACGATGTTTTTACGTGGTAAACATTTTGAATGGACAGGTTGTGAAATTGAAGCCTCTGTGCTATTTATTATGGGCaatgttctttttctttgcgAAATGG AATGTCCAGGTGCACTCATAAGAACACGAAACTCTATCAGGAATGGTATAGCTTTTATATTAG AAGGTGCAGGGAGAGCGATTAGAGGTGCCAACGATAATAATGACATTCCCTTGGGGGAAATGGAAGTTGAAAGCGAGGTCTAA